A single genomic interval of Anaerotignum faecicola harbors:
- a CDS encoding zf-HC2 domain-containing protein, whose amino-acid sequence MSKQCDIVRDILPLYVDGACSEASA is encoded by the coding sequence ATGAGTAAACAATGCGATATTGTTCGAGATATTCTTCCGCTGTATGTTGACGGTGCTTGCAGCGAAGCAAGCGCA